A region of the Verrucomicrobiota bacterium genome:
ATTGTTTGGAAGAGAGAAGTGGTTAAAGCAGGAACTGTGGGGAGGCAGCTTTTGGAGTTCAGGTTATTATGTTGGGACGGTGGGCGAAAAAGGGAATTGGACTTCGGTGGAGACCTACGATTTAGAACAAGGCAAACCGAAAGAGGAATTGCGTCAGCTAAGATTATGGTAAAAATATTTCTTTTTCAGATACCCCGATGCTTGGAGGGTGTTGAAAAAAGGCTGAAAAACCAATTCGGTCTTTTTGGACAGGCAGCAATCTTTGAGCGTGGGCGAGACAGACAATATTTTAGATACAGGTTCATGAATGACGTAGATTCTAAGCCTTTACTAACTTTCCCGCAAATAATTGATGCCCCGTTCTGCTATGTTTGATCATTCTTTTTCCCCAATGAGCAGACGTGTAATATTTTATCTCTCAATCTTCGTTATAATTGCGATAGGTTTCCATGTTTTAAGTAGAGATGCTCCTACTGATATCGCACAATCATCTTCGTCAAGGAAGAGTTCGGAATCTGTCGGTTTGGAACAAAAAACGAGTTCAGAGGCCGAGGTGGATAAAAGTGATTTCGACTTAATTTTTGAAAATGAGACGAAGAATTCGAATTGGAATGATTTTGTAGATCAGCTTAAGGAACGGTCATCAGAGAAGTGGATTGTAGACTCACTGTTGGAATCATCCATGGTATCACTTTTGTACGATAAGCAAAGCGGAGCGTGGTTTCGATTAGAGGAATTTTATCGGGGCAGCGGCCAAGGAAACGAATTCGGATCCTTGATGATGGCAGACTCAGTTCTGGTCGATATCTCACTTGATAAAGCTATCGAGCTTTCACAATTGGAGTTCGATGTGGAAGTCGTTTCAGAGAACCTGGGCATTTACCTGGTAAATGTTCCAGGTTTCGAGGAGGTAGGTGCTTACGAAGATTTAGTTGATCGCTTGTCGAGGGTGATTCCAAGAAAATCGATAGAACCGAATTATATCTACGCTGCTTCGTCAGTGATTCCAAATGACGAGCAATATGATCCTTATCAATGGGCTTTTGCGGAGGTAGGTAAAAGTGTCATTTCTGCTCCTCAGACTTGGGAGATTCAACGGGAGGCATCAAACGTCAAAATTGCAATTCTCGATACCGGGATCGATATTGATCATCCCGATTTAATATCAAACCTATGGAACAATCCCGGAGAGATACCGGGAAACGGAATTGACGATGACAACAATGGTTTTGTTGACGACCTTCATGGCTACTCCTTTGTTTCTAACTCTGCCGATGTCGATGATGTCGATGGGCATGGGACCCACGTTGCGGGTATAGCCGCCGCTCAAGGGGATAATGGAATAGGCGTTTCCGGTGTGGCTTGGAGTGCCGATTTGGTGGCGGTAAAAGTACTGAATGACCAAGGTTTAGGTACCCTGGAAGGTGTTATTAAGGGTATTGAATACGCGAATACGATTGGCGCAAAGATTCTGAATATGAGTTTTGGCGGATCTCAAAGAAGCACCGGTATTGAAAAGGTTATAGGTCAGGTGCAGCTCGCGGGAGGTATTGCAGTGGTGGCCGCAGGCAATGAATTTGTTTCCCTGGACGAAAGCCCTAGCTATCCAGCTGCCTACAATAATCCGAATATTTTTTCGGTTACCGCTTCTGATAGAAACGGAATGATCGCCGGATTTGCCAACTACAGTGTTGATAAAGTCGATTTGGCAGCTCCCGGCACTGAAATCTACTCGACTATTCCCGTGGAAAAAGGTTCGTACGGTTTCAAGTCTGGCAC
Encoded here:
- a CDS encoding transposase, which encodes MFGREKWLKQELWGGSFWSSGYYVGTVGEKGNWTSVETYDLEQGKPKEELRQLRLW
- a CDS encoding S8 family peptidase, giving the protein MSRRVIFYLSIFVIIAIGFHVLSRDAPTDIAQSSSSRKSSESVGLEQKTSSEAEVDKSDFDLIFENETKNSNWNDFVDQLKERSSEKWIVDSLLESSMVSLLYDKQSGAWFRLEEFYRGSGQGNEFGSLMMADSVLVDISLDKAIELSQLEFDVEVVSENLGIYLVNVPGFEEVGAYEDLVDRLSRVIPRKSIEPNYIYAASSVIPNDEQYDPYQWAFAEVGKSVISAPQTWEIQREASNVKIAILDTGIDIDHPDLISNLWNNPGEIPGNGIDDDNNGFVDDLHGYSFVSNSADVDDVDGHGTHVAGIAAAQGDNGIGVSGVAWSADLVAVKVLNDQGLGTLEGVIKGIEYANTIGAKILNMSFGGSQRSTGIEKVIGQVQLAGGIAVVAAGNEFVSLDESPSYPAAYNNPNIFSVTASDRNGMIAGFANYSVDKVDLAAPGTEIYSTIPVEKGSYGFKSGTSMAAPMVSGALALIEARFPNANAQRKIELIMEGLDRDKTWVDLNRGAGSLNLYNSIQGIVTAPYYDSFRGAYELDAETTSVVLNNVASGREIGEPHHNGSDSNTTIWLRLVMRENRAVSVSANGIGFDVDIAVYTGTSVDGLSTVSSGDSGGSA